The DNA segment GAGAGGGTTGATAAAGTTAAAGGCGTTATAAATTCTTGTGCGGAACGGGTAAGAATGACTCGAACTTCCACCCCCGACTTAAACAAATTCGAAACGACCTCACAAACCTTATAAGCAGCGATACCGCCACCCACAGCAACAAGAACCCTACTTTTGCGATTTTCAGCTTGCGGTTGAGGATGAGCCATAACAAAAACTGAAGAGTAAGGAGTTAGAGATAATTCTTAAGGACGAATTATTTCTAACTCCTGATTATCAAATACCTAAGCTTCGTCGTATGGTTCCAAATCTAACAGATGGATGTAAGATTCTACCAACTCTGGACGCTGAAAAGCGATCGCCCGCAGTAGATGCCAGTCGTTTAAACCATCAAAAGCATTGCTATAATTGTCCATCTCTAGACGAGTAGCCAGTTCCTCCACCTCTGCTGCGGTCATGGCAGCAATTTCTTTTTTGGAAATGCTTAAAGTTTTCATAATGCTTGCCCCTCCCTTATGCAGCATTTGCACCCAGCGCGGGTTAAGTGGCGCTGTAAAGTGCCACTCAATCTATCTTACTCACTAGATGGCATGGAATTCCTAAAATTTTTCAGGATTTATACCATATTTTGTAAAAAAATTGTAACTCAGACTAAACAAGTGCATTGACAATGAAATTTCTGGCTACATTTAACATTTCCAAATTGATTTCGTGTCCAGCCTCAAATTCCTGATATTGGACAGGAACACCCAGCGATTCTACGGTTGTGCGTGCCTTGACAGCAGCTTGCAGGGGTACAACTTCATCCCTTGTACCATGTAGGATCAGAGTTGGGGGGATATTAGTATTATCTGGGCTAATGGCTTCAGGATGTAAATACCCACTCATCACCACCAAACCAGCCAAAGGTAATTTTGAGCCGACATCAAAAGTCATCGCCCCGCCTTGAGAAAATCCACTTAAGATAGTGCGGGATAAAGGCACACCAGTACTACTTTCTAAAGAAAGTACAAAATCTTTCAGCAGTTCCCGACTTTCCGCCAATCCCTCATACATATTTTCTTGTCTCAAGTCATACCATGACCTACCGAGAGGAGCATAGGGATATGGATAAGGTGCATTGGGAAAGACAAACTGGTAATCAGGCAAATTGAAATAGGGTAATAAAGATGCCACATCCTCAGCATTAGCACCCCAACCATGCAAAGTCACAACTAAGCCGGCGGGTGTTTGAGATTTAGCTGGGGGAACGGTAGTGAATTGCAAAGACAGAGGTTTGCTCCTAAAATCTGACACTCCTAGTAAATCCTATCTCTAGAAGTTATCGTTAAGCATCACTCTGCTTCGTCAGAACTCCAGAAACTTGTATGGTCTTCAGCTTGCAAATTCAAATGCTGCTTCATGGTATCGGCGATCGCGCAATCGGTTAATCTGGTTCATAGGGGTTTCTGTGGTAACTACCCCTTCCCTGTAAACTTTGCAAGCTTTTCCTCAATTTTTTGTTCTGTACAGAGATCAAATTTACCTCTTCCCCAACTTTTCCCGCAACGCCTCCGGTAGATTCAGCGCTGTCTCCAAACCTCGCACGCCTTCCCATTGCTGAATTTCTCCCCAGGTCATCTCTTCTAGGTTGGCTTCACTTATGTCTGTATCGTCGAGAATGGCATAACTGAGGTTGGCGCTACTGAGGTCTGCACCATTCAAAATTGCGCCACTCAAGTTACTACCACTCAGGTTGGCACTGTTGAGGTTGGCAAAGCTGAAGTCAGTACCCAAGAGTATGGCATCGCTGAGGTCTGCGCCTGTGAGGTCGGCTTCGCTGAGAATCCCGCCACTCAAATCGGCATCATTGAGAACTACGCCAGTTAAATCTACGCCACTGAGGTCTGCACCTAAAAACATAGCGCCGTTGAGTCTGGCGTAGTTGAGTTTAGCACCGTTGAGTTTGGCATAACTGAGGTCAGCTGCTTCCAGAATGGCATCACTTAAGTTAGTACTAAAAAGAATGGTATCGCTGAGGTTAGTACCGTTGAGGGTGGCGTGTGTGAGGTCTGCACCACTCAAGTCTGCACGACAAAGGTCGGCGCGACTGAGGTCGGCGTGATTGAGGTTGGCATCACTGAGGTTAGCACCAAATAAGATGGCGTTGCTGAGGTTGGCGCGACGGAGTTCAGCATCTCTGAGGTTGACACCACTGAGGTTGGCGTGGCTAAATTCGCCATCGTTGAGGATGGAACTACTCAGGTCAGCACGACTGAGGTCGGCACGTTGCAAGTTAGCACCGCTTAGGTTTGCACCCGTAAGGTTGGCGCTGCTGAGGTCGGCGCTACTCAAGTTGGCACCACTGAGATTAACACTGCTGAGGTTGGCATCACCAAAGTCTGCACCTGTGAGGTTAGCGTCTTGGAAGTTTGCGCCTGTAAGGTTGGCATCACCAAGGTATGCGCCACTGAGGTTAGCACCACTAAAGTTAACTCCTGTCAAGTTGGCATTTCCCAAGTATGCACCTTGAAAGTTACCACCTCGGAGAAATTCCCCTACGATATTACTAAAGTTGCCAATTTCTATGGCATCGCTATAATTAATTACCCGCAGTAGTTGGGAGGTAAAAAAGCTGTCTGTATCTGGTGGGGAAGAAGGATAAAAGTTGATTTGTTGCCGCAGTTCTTCTTGCTGTTGGGCGTAGCGGTGTAATTCTAGAAGTAAAATTAAGACATTAAGCCCAGCGTAAATATCAATCTGCCTCAGTCCCATGGCTTGATTCTGTGCTGCCATCTCCATCAATTTTCGCTGAGGTAAGTTCTCGCTTGGTGGCGCATCAATAAATTCTCCTCGACACCAACGTTGATAAAAATCTTCTAGACGGTGAAATAGCAACCCTGGGCGAAATTGTGCTTCCAGGATAAGCAATTCTATGACTTTTTCGACTATTTCTGAGTTTAATGCACCATTACCGAGTAAATCATAAATCTCTTGTTGGAGTTGGCTATTGCTAGTGGAAAATTTCCCCTTACCATCCTCTCTTGTCCATGCCTCTAAACTGATTTGTAATCTTTCACATAAAATTTCTTTCTGTAAATTAACTTGAGAAAAGTTTACATCTTTGGCTGGTTTTTGTTGGTGTTTTCCCAGAGGTAAAAATGAGCGACTACCTACATACTTTGTTGTAGGCCTATCTGTTGACCTTGTACCCCGAACATAATTCTGTAAGAGTTTCCAAACATGAGGTAGTTCTGACATTTTTTTATCCATTAATAATAAATTGCCAAAGTAGAAATATATAGATAAATTCAATGCTTCGGTGTTGTGAAAGCATGAAAATTTAGTATAAAATAAATCCAAGTATTTAAAATTAAAATTACATCAACAACACCTGACATAAGGATTTTCTCGGTAAAAAATTTAATCTTTAAGAGGAAGATCAGGCTATAGGTTCCCAAGAATTAGCGAAATTGAGCTATTTTAAGGAAATAATCTATTTTTAGGCGCTAACTTTACTAAAACAGATGTAAAAATAATACGTACTGTTTGCTACAAAGACGATTGTTAGGAAAAATACTACAACAAAACAGCACAACAAATCTAAAAAATGCTGTTCCTCACCAAACTGAGAAGCTAGTAACTAGCCATCAGGTAATTTTGGCTCTTTTCCGGTGAACAGACAACTGACGCTCATAGCGCATGAGAAATAATTAACGATAGTTATCAGGAATAAACTAGATGAAAAAATTTACT comes from the Nostoc sp. PCC 7120 = FACHB-418 genome and includes:
- a CDS encoding alpha/beta hydrolase; this encodes MSDFRSKPLSLQFTTVPPAKSQTPAGLVVTLHGWGANAEDVASLLPYFNLPDYQFVFPNAPYPYPYAPLGRSWYDLRQENMYEGLAESRELLKDFVLSLESSTGVPLSRTILSGFSQGGAMTFDVGSKLPLAGLVVMSGYLHPEAISPDNTNIPPTLILHGTRDEVVPLQAAVKARTTVESLGVPVQYQEFEAGHEINLEMLNVARNFIVNALV
- a CDS encoding pentapeptide repeat-containing protein, with translation MSELPHVWKLLQNYVRGTRSTDRPTTKYVGSRSFLPLGKHQQKPAKDVNFSQVNLQKEILCERLQISLEAWTREDGKGKFSTSNSQLQQEIYDLLGNGALNSEIVEKVIELLILEAQFRPGLLFHRLEDFYQRWCRGEFIDAPPSENLPQRKLMEMAAQNQAMGLRQIDIYAGLNVLILLLELHRYAQQQEELRQQINFYPSSPPDTDSFFTSQLLRVINYSDAIEIGNFSNIVGEFLRGGNFQGAYLGNANLTGVNFSGANLSGAYLGDANLTGANFQDANLTGADFGDANLSSVNLSGANLSSADLSSANLTGANLSGANLQRADLSRADLSSSILNDGEFSHANLSGVNLRDAELRRANLSNAILFGANLSDANLNHADLSRADLCRADLSGADLTHATLNGTNLSDTILFSTNLSDAILEAADLSYAKLNGAKLNYARLNGAMFLGADLSGVDLTGVVLNDADLSGGILSEADLTGADLSDAILLGTDFSFANLNSANLSGSNLSGAILNGADLSSANLSYAILDDTDISEANLEEMTWGEIQQWEGVRGLETALNLPEALREKLGKR
- a CDS encoding protein IsiD, giving the protein MKTLSISKKEIAAMTAAEVEELATRLEMDNYSNAFDGLNDWHLLRAIAFQRPELVESYIHLLDLEPYDEA